The nucleotide sequence ACCTTTCAGCCGCCTACAGAAGTAATTCAAAACTAAATCTATTAAAATGCTCATAAACTAAAGTACAAAAGCATACTGCTAGCAGTGCAGACACTTTTGAATTACTCAAAATTAGTTGACCATTATGTTACGTGAAATTGAATATTTCTGCGGGCCAGAAAAGAGCGTGGTTGGCCAGACCCGATCTGTCGGATTGGCAATGTAGTTAGTTGCCAAACACTCCCGGCCCAGCCACAAATGATACGACCTGTCCTGTTGGCACAGTTCACTCAGGTGTCAGAGCGCTGGACACTCAGAAACTCAGATGGAGTCGGAAACTCCGGCCAGAAGGAGCATTACGCAAATGGCAATCGGTGGTGAGAAATGTGCTGCAGCTGTGGCAAGTAGAGCGGCGCCCCATGCCGCAcaatatacgtacatatataaaaatcattttcatttccacggAGCCCCTCGAGTAATTACGTTCGACTAACTCGCTGGCCGAGGTGCCTGCTGGCTGCCACTCTGGCGTATACTCAACGAGAATACCCAACAGGTGGCCGAGCGACCAATTGGCCATTGGCCACTCGCTAAGGTCAGATGTGTCCATCAATTGAGCGGCATTCTCGGATTGGAAGTGCTGCGTCAGCGGATGCCTGACTTGgttcacaatttaattgcaataaCATTGAAAATATCTAGAGATTCCAAGTCGAAGATAACAAATGCGGACTGCGGGCTCCCACTAACCCACTGAACTGAATCGGGCATTTTTGGGTGGAGTGCTGCGGCACTCCactgttgcaagttgcaacatAGTCGCTAGCTGCAACTCGTTTATGGCGCAGATGCAGTGCTTCCTGGTCGCGATAAGTCAAGCAATTGAATTCATTTCGGGCCAcaattttttcccattttcatttttttgggaGTGCTGACCAGGGACCCCAGCGAATtgttgtgtaaatatttacaccGCTTAATGCAAATCATGATTAATTTGCCACAGCCTCGTTGCCGATTATTATACCCTCGCTGGCTGACATTTCAGCACTTGCCGTCCAAGTTGCCTGTCAAAATACCAAACGACATTCTAATGAGCTCGTGCTCTCGACTCAAGTGTTCTAGTTTGCCATGAagttgtatctgtatctgtatctgaagcTGAATCCGCTGCCGTTCGTGAACTTTTCCAGGCGATGAGATGACAGGGCGCGAATGGAAGCCTTAAATATCACAATCGATGGCAGTCAGTAGCGAAGCTGAGCAACTGCAGTCAATACAATGTTAAATTGAGTAAcataaaattgataaaatgCGGCTTAAGGACCGCAagtttatttcaatttaaaggTTATAGGCAAATAAATGCTTTTATGAGCAAGCTTTTATTGTTTCTAGTATAAAATGGTTTTAGTTGCATAATGTTACATATGGTACATAATAAACAGAGATGTATGAGAAACATTAAAAACCATTAGGACATTTTCTAGGAGTAAAAACCAATCTTATAGAAAATAGAGAATATTAAACAGCGTATGAATTTGTtggttattttataaaataatactaCATCACTGATATAATACAATTTACTGAACCGTTGAAAAGCTAAAACTTAGAAATGTTTTCCCACACTCATTACAAGTATTAAAGCTAATATTTCGATCGCGGCTGTATGCATATGACGACAACAAAGTATATGTCTCGATTCTCACACACTCAAAAAAATCAAGTAGTTTTTGCGCATTCTCAGACCCATAGATAACATAGAAGATATAGACGTGCAGACAACTAATTTCCACGACAAAAAATTGCAACAATTAAATTGGCGAGTGTGAATTTCCGCTGACCAAGAAACGAAAACAAGAGATctaaaaaaactgaaaaaaaaaaaacaagaaacaaaaatgcgATGCTGTAAAACCAACAGCAATTTGCGGGCCAAAAACTTCAAGTAGTCAAGGTCGCAGCGGGCAAATGTAACACTGGCATAAATTATGCTACTTACTgtacagatacagctacaaTATACAGAgatacttacatacatatatacaagtGCAGAAATACAGAGACAATTTGCAATAGTTTTTTCTTCATTGGTCTAACGGAACGAGCGAGTTGCAAGCGCAAATTGCAATGAAGTTGCAGCAGATGCAgcaacaattacaattaccaATTGCAGCAGACGAGCATCGAGAACAGAACGTCGACATTCGCTGGGACATTATAGTATTAAAAgacttgccaaaaaaaaaaaaaccaaataaataaatacaaccaGCGACAACCTTAGGAAAAGCTCTCTGAATGAACACATGAGCAGCTACTCTCCATCTATTGGTATACATTAGCTATGGGATATAGTTGGGAAACTAacgtaaataataaaataaattaaaccaGTTAAAAAAAGCTTAATGTTTATtgtaacaaatatttatataaacaatttaataattgaaaatatgtatatattcgcTTATGTGGATATGTTTTATATGCGATTCCATTTGAAGTTTTACGTTCTGATACTGTTTGGATACTGTAGTAAACTTTTCTCCTTCAGATCCCATCGAAACTTTTATAAGAGTATCCCCACATAAATGTTATCTGTGGTGTCTGCCACCTCATTGAACCCAGCCGTGGCAGAGTTCAGCGCTTCGGATTGGAATTGGGATTGGAAGGGGTCGATGCATGGAGCGACTCAGACTGCGGATAAACAATGCGGCGCTTGACAAAACTGTGTGCGAAAAAGGCAGACAacgcaaaaacaacaattgaaatgaaaaacgaaacgaGCTGCAATTACAACGGCAGCAACTTCAGGCGGCAgactgcaaactgcaaactgcgGATGCAAACGCAAGGTTCCACAACATTGAAGCCTCTCAGCAGCGGCGGATATGGCAACGAgagcatctgcatctgcatctgcagcgGAATCCGCAGCTGTTGCTGGTGGCCAATTGGCTAGGTGGCAAGTGAATAAAAGCCACCTCCACACCATCGAGTGGCATCAGTTGAAAGCAGCGAGCTACCAAGACCAACCACCAAGGATTAAACCACCCACAAGATGATGAAACTGGTAAGGATATCACGGATTAACTCTGGTCGAGAACCAATCTGAGGATATTTTACCCCACTTATAGGTAGTGTCGCTACTCTCAATTTGCGCCTTGACGGCAGCTCGTCCTGGTTTCCTGCATGGCCACCACCATCACTATCCGGAAATCCCTTACTATCCACACCACCATCATGTGGAACCACTGCACTACCATCTGCCCGCCGCCGTCTCCCACCAGAGCTCCACGGTGGTGCACAGTGTGCCGCACCACATAATCAAGCCGGTCCTGCTGCCCACTGTGGTGAAGACAGTGGTGCATCCGCCCATCATCAAGGCTTATCATCCTGCGCCCATCATCAAGGCCTACCACCCCTACGATCCCTTCCATCTGCATCACCATCACGACTTCCACGACTACCATCTGCACTAAACGACGATCCTGGCGATTGACTGATGAATGATAACGATAACTGATtaacgatgacgacgacgggGAGAATGCAACCTTAGTATGCTGTGTATGTTTGCGTGTGTCGATTGTTCCAGTGTAAGGACCAACTGAAGGTTTCGCTGTAAGCTGCTGAATATTCTATTCCATCTATCTGTAATGCTGTACATAAAAGATACAACACCTAAGAGTGATGATTTTACTTGGGATAGTGGAGGGCACAGTTCTTAAATGGATTTGACAccaaagaaacaaaaaagttAGTAAATAGCAAGATTTtagaaaagtaaaagtatttaattaggtaaaattaatatgcatacttttatttattcaaactAACGTACATCTGTCACGTTTTTTGTGTCACGGAAGTCCCTTTGGCTAAAACAGATTCAATCACAATTTCCGCTCGAGTTTCAGTCATTTCTTGTTAAACGCTATTTCCGGATACCccgaataaaatattattactgcacttacacaattgaaattgatcTTCTCTTCCTTTAAGTGGGTAATTAATACGCAAAGTGACGTCAAATGCGATCGGATATCTGTGCCGCAAACTCGCACCAAAATCACTTCCTTATATAGCTGACATAATTAGCCTGTGGGTAATAGTAATTAACCGAAAAAACCATTCGATACAATCGATGGGGGATGGCACATTTCCCATGGTGACAACACACGTTGCCACTACATGTGGCAACCAAATGATTTTTCTGTGTTATGCAAATCAGTGCATAAGCAGATGATGAATGTCGATGTCTATGCAAGCGGGACGACGAGGGTGGgtaggtatgtatgtatgtatgtacgtatcaCTCGGATTGGCCAATCGAGGTGATAaatagttgttgttgctgccactgttGCATGCAACATTTCCATTGTAAACACACATGGTATGGAAATACAATCAGAAGGGTTCCAGATCTATTTCAAGTTCAAGTCTATTTGGCTTTTGCAATTGACTTTCTGTTTTGCATAAGCCAATGCAAATCGACAGCGTACTTTACCCACACACCCGACGATAAACTCGCATTCAGAATCAGCTTAATCGGCAAACATTGCCATAAAGCCAGTCTAATGGGATACTCGAACAGCTAATGTGACATAAACATCAATTAGATATAACCAATTTTCAatggatatatgtacatatccgTACATATGTAGATTGTGGGGTTGGGCAAAAGCAAAGGTGTTCCAAAGAGGGGTTCACATAATATGGTTACCACCTAGTGCGCCCCTGTTTGCTACACAAATCAATGCTTCCTTGTTTGGTgcattaaaatcaaatcagaatcAATAACAATCAGCAACTAACCCTGAAAaagtttcgctttttgttttggcctgTCTTTTCATCGCCAAAATTAGCCGCAAATCGGTTATGGTTTAAGCCAACTATTAGGCTTGGTTCGCTGACCGGCAAACGAGgcaattgaaataaaataataaacaaatagattcggCAAGGTAACTGCGGTTTTTGTAGTATTTTACGGGCACGTGATTCGGTAGCTCATTAAAGGTAAACAAACGAGCAATTGGCAAAAGAGGAAAGATGTGAAGATATAGGTAGATTAAAAGGTGAGGTCCCAGTTTGGTTTCAAATCGATAGCATTGGGAGatacaaaatatgtttaatatatgtatttttatgcCATTTATGAGTATAGGATAATTTATACACGTTAGAATAGACAGACTCACACAGCAATAAATCATTTAACTATTTTAAATCTATGTCCATATCTGGCGGTAAAGAAAAATTggcatatatttttgaaactaTTTACTTGCTCGATATCCTAGGAgacactataaaatatttaataaaaatataaaatataataaaatataattatatttctGTATGATTTTTTAGGTTCACAGATTAACTCAGCACAATGCATACCAGAAAGCTTAAGTGTATAGTATAGTTATAgttaaattgtttgttaaatCCCTCAATACAGTGAATAATAATTTATCCTTTATAATGCATcctttgaaaaatgtttcttcaaaatgtaaatatatttcctGATCTCCGCCACTTGACGGCATTGTAATAACTCACTGCCCGCGACAGTGATCATAAAATGTATCTGATGTGCTGGTGTCGCACTATTGCACAAGACAAAATCGCTTTGGCGACAATCTCTGTCGATTGGCCGAGCCCCGGGGCAAGTTAGCTGACCAAACGAACTACCAACTGACCGGCGGCGTTATTGGCAAGTCACATTAATCAACGTTTCGCCAAGTTGGGAACTTAATTTATGCAAGCCAAAAGTGCAAAGAGCAAGCCCCACCTCCTCTTACCCCGTAAACTAAACTAAGCCGCTTCAGTTGATTCTTTTCTTGGACTCACATTACATATTTTCCCCCTGACATGattctatttatttgtttgcttaattGTGCGACGCATGCAACAGTGTCAAGTATACGCCGCATAGTCCGCGCAGCAAGTGAAGAATGCGGAATGGGGAGGGTGTTAGTCCACTTAGAACATGTCTCGCATTGCATAAATCATAAGGCGGCGAAATCGAATAGAATCAAATCAGATCGCAACGAAGTGGCCAGTCAACTGGGGGAGAACGaatgcactgggagaaaagtCTAGAAAGTTTGAAAACATTCGACAAGTTTCACAAAGTCAGATGATAGATTATATTTGTATGGTATAGAATTACTACCAAATTGATGTCGAAGAACGTGATTTTAggtaatatacatacattatattactatattatatatacatatacatattctCCAATTAATGTAtaagtaaacaaattttgtttaatactTTTTCCCTGTGGACTTTGGTAACACGAGAACCTGCCCCCGGAAGGGTTTGCATTCAGCTCGAATCAGTTTGGTTCTATGTGGCTTAACTTGGCTCGAATGCTGTGGAAAATGTGTTTGTTGCCGGGTGAAATGAGTGCAGAGTGCAGAGGCGTGTTGGCGACCCATTTGGAGAGCGCCAACTGCAGTTCTGATTATTCCGTATAAATAGGCCAGTCGGGAGTGCAATTCTATGTCAAATCGTTGCAAACCatcaacaaaacaaaatgttcAAGCTGGTGAGTTCTTTAAGACAATCAAGAGTATTCCTTGTGCAAATAAAGGATtctatgaaaaaaaaagtgaacaTATGCTGATTCAAGTGACATCCAtctaatatatgtatatatatttgcattgttttcCAGTGCGTCTTCGTTGCTCTCCTTAgcctggctgctgctgccccagctcccgctcctgctcctgctcctgctcctggtcTCATTGGCCCTGGCATTGTGGCACCTGGAATCTGGGGACCCACCGTTGTCGGATCTCCTCTGCTTGCTCCTCAGGTGGTGAGCGTGGTGCCCGGTGCCATTTCTCATGCTGCCATCACCCAGGTGCATCCTTCTCCTCTGCTGATCAAGAGCGTCCATGGCCTGGGACCAGTTGTGATCGGTTAAACCAGTTACCCATTGGAGATCCAACCATCCATATAGCTCACCCACACGCCAGCCAATCAGCGCTCCTGTTCAACCATAACATTTCCTGCGGATTACTTCAACCACAAGTTCTGTGCCCTGTTTATAATGCAAGCAAATTCAGCAATGAGAAggaaaaaatcacaaaaaaatgtttagacACTAAAATACATTCCAAGCAATAAATACCTACCATACATGTTATAGCGAGcgaaaaaatattgcatttatttttcatttaacatatttttagatcAGCCCAAAAGTATACGCGAATAGTATCTTAAAGGCAAGTATAAGACTTTTATAAGAAGTGGatgcaaagaaaacaaagtatCTTTTGGTCTTGGTTTCAATATAACAATAAATTCTAATTTCtgtggaatttaaaataattaatgacaaatcttataaaatttaaattccttttgTCAAAGCTTTTCTGATggtttaaatataataaaacacaatCCGTTAACTTGTTAtgacaaaacgaaaaacatttattgaaacAAAAAATCGTAAATACTGTATCACATTTGCGTCCTTAGTGGTGCAGGGTGTAGGCCAGGGGAGCGGAGTGCACCACCGACTTGACGAGGGGAGCTGAGTGGACCAGAGGCACAGAGTGGACGACTGGAGCGGCGTGGACAACGGGCACGGAGTGAACCACTGGAGCAGCGTGGACGGCAACGGCGGGATGGGAGTAGGTGGTGGTCTTCACGATGGGAGCAACCACTGGCTGCACCACCGCCTTGCTGTGCACCTGGGTGATGCTCTGGTGGGAAACCGCCGAGGGAGCAGAGTGCACCACCGATCCAACCTTGGCCAGAACGGGCTCGTGCACCACATGGTGAGTCTCGATGAGACCAGCACTGGCGGTGGCGACCAGGAGAGCGATGACAGCAACCTTTAGGAGTAACATATTAATGCGAAGTTCTTAATTTTCTGGCAAATCCATTGGACTTACAAATTTGAACATCTTGAATTAggtttggttggttggttggttgttttTGGGATAAACTCAGAGAGATGACTGATGCTGGTGGAACGTGCAGATGAGGCTTATATAGCGACTAAACAGCGCAGGCTAAGGGCTCAAACAGCCAGAGACTTCGGCAGCCGAAGTTGTCCACCTTGAGGGGCTTTTGATAAGGCAACAGATACTTCAGATACTTCGGGCTCCAACGATCTGAGCTTTTGGCTTtcggcagctgcagcaacgAGAAATCATAATGAGCTTGCTTTGACTCGATTTTGGTTTTCGAATCTCCAACTGATCAAAGTCGGGTCATGCAGGGGCGTACTGAAGGTCAGCGGTTGGGTTTGGAGCGTTGGCTCGAGGTTCTATATAAGTTGGGATGTCTGTTCCCAAACATCATCAGTTACCTTACGAATCTTCTCACGCAATCAGCAGCACTCGCTTTAAAGATACCAATATCAAAATGTTCAAATTTGTGAGTAACTCCTCATAATCCTCCTCCGGAGCTGAAGTAATCAAGGCTTATTCCGTACAGATCGGCGTCATCGCTCTCCTGGTCGCCACCGCCAGTGCTGGTCTCATCGAGACTCACCATGTGGTGCACGAGCCCGTTCTGGCCAAGGTTGGATCGGTGGTGCACTCTGCTCCCTCGGCGGTTTCCCACCAGAGCATCACCCAGGTGCACAGCAAGGCGGTGGTGCAGCCAGTGGTTGCTCCTATCGTGAAGACCACCACCTACTCCCATCCCGCCGTTGCCGTCCATGCTGCTCCAGTGGTTCACTCCGTGCCCGTTGTCCACGCCGCTCCTGTCGTCCACTCCGTTCACTCCGCTCCTGTGGTGCACTCGGTGCTTCACTCCGCTCCCCTCGTCAAGTCAGTGGTGCACTCCGCTCCTCTGGCCTACACCCTGCACCACTAAAGCgttcaaattgtttgtttgttaaccaattatatgaaaataaaataaaattctgAAAAGTATTATTGATcctaaattatgaaaaatttatttatttaccagAAAAATGACTTGGGACTTGaataaaacaaatcatttGTAAAGAAAAATGAGTGTctaaaacatgtttaaaatgaaCCATAAATCGTTTCATACTAAATTAATACTTATCAGCACACTCAAtgggaaatcaataaaaaaaagaaataaataaaacctttAGAACCAGAACCAAATATTAGTCACATtacaaaatgttaaaaaatattatattatgtttatttatatataatttaatacaatCGAAGTTAATCTAATTAAACAGTTATCTAATGTAACCAAAACTTCGCTGTAAACTCCGAACCAGGCATCCAAACTTATAGCAATAAAAGAAATCGCACTcctttatataattaataatttacaaCAATTTATTCAAGCAATaacaaagcaacaacaatgcacGGCTAATGCCCCAGCGTAAAAGGTTTGCCATAAAAGCAAAGTTCAAGCCGAGATGACATCGAATTGCCTGGGGTTAATGTGGGCAGATCCCTTGTCAAACTCCGATTACCAAAAGTGAGGTAGTGGCCAGAACAGTCGGAAACTTGGTCCACAGCAGGAAATGTCAGATTATGATGGATTTGGCAGGCCTGAACCAAAGCAAGGGCAACGATTACCAAAGTGTAGAGCAGCTGCAAACAAATTAacattgatttcaatttgtaaatatagtttataaaatataaaaaaaaaaatcgtgcTAAATTGCAGTATTTGTATCTACCATTCTGTGCATGTTGAGGCAGCTGAAATTGGATCTAGTCTTAGTTTGAATTTG is from Drosophila melanogaster chromosome 3L and encodes:
- the CG13062 gene encoding uncharacterized protein, which produces MMKLVVSLLSICALTAARPGFLHGHHHHYPEIPYYPHHHHVEPLHYHLPAAVSHQSSTVVHSVPHHIIKPVLLPTVVKTVVHPPIIKAYHPAPIIKAYHPYDPFHLHHHHDFHDYHLH
- the CG42718 gene encoding uncharacterized protein — protein: MHRMLLYTLVIVALALVQACQIHHNLTFPAVDQVSDCSGHYLTFGNRSLTRDLPTLTPGNSMSSRLELCFYGKPFTLGH
- the CG13041 gene encoding uncharacterized protein, whose amino-acid sequence is MFKFVAVIALLVATASAGLIETHHVVHEPVLAKVGSVVHSAPSAVSHQSITQVHSKAVVQPVVAPIVKTTTYSHPAVAVHAAPVVHSVPVVHAAPVVHSVPLVHSAPLVKSVVHSAPLAYTLHH
- the CG13060 gene encoding uncharacterized protein, with the translated sequence MFKFIGVIALLVATASAGLIETHHVVHEPVLAKVGSVVHSAPSAVSHQSITQVHSKAVVQPVVAPIVKTTTYSHPAVAVHAAPVVHSVPVVHAAPVVHSVHSAPVVHSVLHSAPLVKSVVHSAPLAYTLHH
- the Nplp3 gene encoding Neuropeptide-like precursor 3; the protein is MFKLCVFVALLSLAAAAPAPAPAPAPAPGLIGPGIVAPGIWGPTVVGSPLLAPQVVSVVPGAISHAAITQVHPSPLLIKSVHGLGPVVIG